In Ancalomicrobiaceae bacterium S20, the following proteins share a genomic window:
- a CDS encoding FAD-binding oxidoreductase yields MSLPAPSSPETALIDALAAIVGTRHVLTEPQAMAPHLVEWRGLYRGTARAVVRPGSTAEVAAVMRLASERRVPVVPQGGNTGLVGGQIPFGDDQIVLSLGRLDRLRDVDPVTDTIVAEAGVTLQRLREAADGVDRLFPLSIAAEGSCTIGGNLATNAGGTAVLAYGNARDLVLGLEVVLADGRIWNGLGRLRKDNTGYDLKHLFVGSEGTLGVITAAVLKLFPKPRASATAFVAVPDPASAMRILERARGEAGGALTTFELMMRRAVEFVLSHGTGVRDPLADTAPWYVLIELTGQDEAALAERMEAILGAAIEAGEATDAALAASLDQARAFWRIRDLMSEVQAHEGGSIKHDIAVPLAAMPAFLDEAIAAVEALVPGCRPAAFGHAGDGNIHFNVSQPPGADKAAYIAGWEAMNAIVHAIATRLGGSISAEHGIGILKRDLLPEMKDPVGLDLMRTLKASLDPLGILNPGKVL; encoded by the coding sequence ATGTCCCTGCCCGCGCCGTCCTCGCCCGAAACCGCCCTTATCGACGCGCTCGCCGCGATCGTCGGCACGCGTCATGTGCTGACCGAGCCGCAGGCGATGGCGCCGCATCTGGTCGAATGGCGCGGGCTCTATCGCGGCACGGCGCGCGCGGTGGTCCGGCCCGGCTCGACGGCCGAGGTGGCGGCGGTGATGCGGCTCGCGTCCGAACGGCGCGTGCCTGTGGTGCCGCAGGGCGGCAACACCGGCCTCGTCGGCGGCCAGATCCCGTTCGGCGACGATCAGATCGTGCTGTCGCTCGGACGGCTCGACCGCCTGCGCGACGTCGATCCCGTCACCGACACGATCGTCGCCGAGGCCGGCGTCACGCTGCAGCGGCTGCGCGAGGCGGCGGACGGCGTCGACCGGCTGTTCCCGCTCTCGATCGCGGCCGAGGGCTCCTGCACGATCGGCGGCAATCTCGCCACCAATGCCGGCGGCACGGCCGTGCTCGCCTATGGCAACGCCCGCGATCTGGTGCTCGGCCTGGAGGTCGTGCTCGCCGACGGCCGGATCTGGAACGGCCTCGGCCGGCTGCGCAAGGACAACACCGGCTACGACCTGAAGCACCTGTTCGTCGGCTCGGAAGGCACGCTCGGTGTGATCACCGCGGCGGTCCTGAAGCTGTTCCCGAAGCCGCGCGCCAGCGCGACCGCCTTCGTCGCCGTGCCGGATCCGGCGAGCGCGATGCGCATCCTCGAACGCGCGCGGGGCGAGGCCGGCGGTGCGCTGACCACCTTCGAGCTGATGATGCGCCGCGCGGTCGAATTCGTGCTGAGCCACGGCACCGGCGTCCGCGATCCGCTCGCCGACACCGCGCCCTGGTACGTGCTGATCGAACTGACCGGACAGGACGAAGCCGCGCTCGCCGAACGCATGGAGGCGATCCTCGGCGCGGCCATCGAGGCCGGGGAGGCGACGGACGCGGCCCTCGCCGCCTCGCTCGACCAGGCCAGGGCGTTCTGGCGCATCCGCGATCTGATGTCCGAGGTCCAGGCCCACGAGGGCGGCTCGATCAAGCACGACATCGCGGTGCCGCTCGCGGCGATGCCGGCGTTCCTCGACGAGGCGATCGCCGCCGTCGAGGCGCTGGTGCCCGGTTGCCGGCCCGCCGCCTTCGGCCACGCCGGCGACGGCAACATCCATTTCAACGTCTCCCAGCCGCCGGGCGCCGACAAGGCAGCCTACATAGCCGGCTGGGAGGCGATGAACGCGATCGTCCACGCCATCGCGACCCGGCTCGGCGGCTCGATATCGGCCGAGCACGGCATCGGCATCCTGAAGCGGGATCTGCTGCCGGAGATGAAGGATCCGGTCGGTCTCGACCTGATGCGGACGCTCAAGGCATCGCTCGATCCGCTCGGCATTCTCAATCCCGGCAAGGTGCTCTGA
- a CDS encoding sugar ABC transporter permease, with amino-acid sequence MTASAASSQASASPGSASPGPARRHHPGYGRFTPFLFLAPAVLALLAIGIYPTIFAVVTSFRRYNITRRADMQDGFPFVGLDNYLSVLRDQSFWDSLLLTGKFYLTVVPLQILLGILIALMLHKPGWGLLRAVTRVSLVVPLATTYAVVGLIGRLIFNRDFGVANQFMGWLGIPSSDWLGNQTGAFVAIVIMDIWQWTPFVALIFLAGLSMVPVEIEEAARLETKSHWALLRHVQLPYMLPGLTAVLILRSADVLKLFDMVFVMTRGGPGAATDLISIYVQRAGFKVFDLGVASAQAILLLALTILLSRIYIRIFYREIE; translated from the coding sequence ATGACGGCGTCCGCGGCCTCTTCGCAAGCCTCAGCCTCGCCCGGTTCCGCCTCGCCCGGTCCGGCGCGGCGGCACCATCCCGGCTACGGCCGCTTCACGCCGTTCCTGTTCCTGGCACCGGCGGTGCTGGCGCTGCTCGCGATCGGCATCTATCCGACCATCTTCGCGGTCGTGACGTCGTTCCGGCGCTACAACATCACGCGGCGCGCCGACATGCAGGACGGGTTTCCGTTCGTCGGTCTCGACAACTATCTCTCGGTGCTGCGCGACCAGAGTTTCTGGGACAGCCTGCTGCTAACCGGAAAATTCTATCTGACCGTCGTGCCGCTGCAGATCCTGCTCGGCATCCTGATCGCCCTGATGCTGCACAAGCCGGGCTGGGGATTGCTCCGCGCCGTGACCCGCGTGTCGCTGGTCGTGCCGCTCGCGACGACCTACGCGGTCGTCGGCCTGATCGGCCGTCTGATCTTCAACCGCGACTTCGGCGTCGCCAACCAGTTCATGGGCTGGCTCGGCATCCCGTCGTCCGACTGGCTCGGCAACCAGACCGGCGCCTTCGTCGCGATCGTGATCATGGACATCTGGCAGTGGACCCCGTTCGTGGCGCTGATCTTCCTCGCCGGCCTGTCGATGGTGCCGGTCGAGATCGAGGAGGCGGCGCGGCTCGAGACCAAGAGCCACTGGGCGCTGCTGCGCCATGTCCAGCTGCCCTACATGCTGCCGGGCCTGACCGCCGTGCTGATCCTGCGTTCGGCCGACGTGTTGAAACTGTTCGACATGGTGTTCGTCATGACGCGCGGCGGGCCGGGCGCGGCGACCGACCTGATCTCGATCTACGTCCAGCGCGCCGGCTTCAAGGTGTTCGATCTCGGCGTCGCGTCGGCGCAGGCAATCCTGCTGCTCGCGCTGACCATTCTGCTCAGCCGCATCTATATCCGCATCTTCTATCGGGAGATCGAATGA
- a CDS encoding SIS domain-containing protein, with translation MTTLYRAALDDLARVFDRIDEAAVTRAVEEIARAKRIALYGVGREGLQIKGFCMRLFHLGRQAAMVGDMTTPYLGTGDLLIVSAGPGHFSTVEALMGVARRDGARTLVVTAQPDGACPKAADIVLPVPAQTMADDMNAGQGAAPSVLPMGSLYEGAQYILFEVMILKLRDRLGVTPEAMRGNHTNLE, from the coding sequence ATGACGACACTCTACCGCGCCGCGCTCGACGATCTCGCGCGTGTGTTCGACCGCATCGACGAAGCGGCCGTGACCCGGGCCGTCGAGGAGATCGCACGGGCGAAGCGCATCGCGCTCTATGGCGTCGGGCGCGAGGGCTTGCAGATCAAGGGCTTCTGCATGCGCCTGTTCCATCTCGGCCGGCAGGCGGCGATGGTCGGCGACATGACCACGCCGTATCTCGGGACCGGCGATCTCCTGATCGTCTCGGCCGGACCTGGGCATTTCTCGACCGTCGAGGCGTTGATGGGCGTGGCCCGCCGCGACGGCGCGCGCACGCTGGTCGTGACCGCGCAACCGGACGGCGCCTGTCCGAAGGCGGCCGATATCGTGCTGCCGGTGCCGGCGCAGACCATGGCCGACGACATGAACGCCGGGCAGGGCGCGGCGCCGTCGGTGCTGCCGATGGGCTCGCTCTATGAGGGCGCGCAGTACATCCTGTTCGAGGTCATGATCCTCAAGCTGCGCGATCGGCTCGGCGTCACGCCCGAAGCCATGCGCGGCAATCACACCAATCTGGAATGA
- a CDS encoding DUF2244 domain-containing protein: MSILTSTAAPGRPLSPAREGGPAAADGVHSGSPVHDRQAPGSDGPSDSPSRSPVFDVIVTPHLSLADRGYTWLIVGVLAAALLVQIFFLLIGVWVAGVYVLIDGVVLAFALTVFRAEADRAERITVEAGTIRIEHRRGDAIVDRIELPVWGSVVERDQDPDYGCRAIRLRHRQRRVEIARDLAPAERVAFLDALTRALAADGTPMRVETTAALPLLAA, encoded by the coding sequence ATGTCGATCCTCACTTCCACGGCCGCGCCCGGCCGTCCGCTTAGCCCTGCCCGCGAGGGCGGTCCGGCCGCTGCCGATGGCGTGCATTCCGGAAGCCCGGTCCACGACCGGCAGGCGCCCGGCTCCGACGGTCCCTCCGACAGCCCCTCCCGCTCCCCCGTCTTCGACGTGATCGTCACGCCGCATCTATCCCTGGCCGACCGGGGCTACACTTGGTTGATCGTCGGCGTGCTCGCCGCCGCCCTGCTGGTGCAGATCTTCTTTCTGCTGATCGGCGTCTGGGTCGCCGGCGTCTATGTGCTGATCGATGGCGTCGTCCTCGCCTTCGCGCTGACCGTGTTCCGCGCCGAGGCCGATCGCGCCGAGCGGATCACGGTCGAGGCCGGGACGATCCGGATCGAGCATCGGCGCGGCGACGCGATCGTCGACCGGATCGAACTGCCGGTCTGGGGATCGGTGGTCGAACGCGACCAGGATCCCGACTATGGCTGCCGTGCGATCCGCCTGCGCCACCGACAGCGCCGCGTCGAGATCGCCCGCGATCTGGCGCCGGCCGAGCGCGTGGCGTTCCTCGACGCCCTGACCCGCGCCCTCGCCGCGGACGGCACGCCGATGCGCGTCGAGACGACCGCCGCCCTTCCTCTGCTCGCGGCTTGA
- a CDS encoding alcohol dehydrogenase catalytic domain-containing protein — MSRALFIHGPNDARVAPFNLREGRPDEVLLDVAAVGLCGSDLHYYKDGGIGAAVIKAPFVPGHEFGGFLCEDLEPLGLPKGALVAVDPNKACGHCEWCHEGHFNLCPNVEFIGAPPFDGAMTDRIWVPKSQIVPLPAAFDPLEAVMLEPLGVAIHAVDLAKPKLLERVAVLGCGPIGLLVIQVLKAAGAGEILACDPLAHRRDTAKKIGADKVGASVAEIVEWSAGGCPLTLEATNSPVGFRDAVTATRIGGRVVLVGIPDGDTYTLPAADARRRGLKIKFARRMGEVYPRAIALVAAGKVDVRSVVSHTVGLEEAPAVFAALAVNAPGYIKALIDPRA, encoded by the coding sequence ATGAGCCGAGCACTTTTCATCCACGGCCCGAACGACGCGCGCGTGGCGCCCTTCAACCTGCGTGAAGGCCGGCCCGACGAGGTGCTGCTCGACGTCGCCGCCGTGGGTCTCTGCGGCAGCGACCTGCACTACTACAAGGACGGCGGCATCGGCGCGGCGGTGATCAAGGCGCCGTTCGTGCCGGGGCACGAGTTCGGCGGTTTCCTGTGCGAGGATCTGGAGCCGCTCGGCCTGCCCAAGGGCGCGCTCGTCGCGGTCGATCCGAACAAGGCCTGCGGGCACTGCGAATGGTGCCACGAGGGGCATTTCAATCTGTGCCCGAACGTCGAGTTCATCGGCGCGCCGCCGTTCGACGGCGCCATGACGGACCGGATCTGGGTGCCGAAGTCGCAGATCGTGCCGCTGCCGGCGGCGTTCGATCCGCTCGAGGCCGTGATGCTCGAGCCGCTCGGCGTCGCGATCCATGCCGTCGATCTCGCCAAGCCGAAGCTGCTCGAGCGCGTGGCCGTGCTCGGCTGCGGGCCGATCGGCCTCCTGGTGATCCAGGTGCTGAAGGCGGCCGGCGCGGGCGAGATCCTCGCCTGCGATCCGCTCGCCCATCGCCGCGACACGGCGAAGAAAATCGGCGCCGACAAGGTCGGCGCGAGTGTCGCCGAGATCGTCGAATGGTCGGCCGGCGGCTGCCCGCTGACGTTGGAGGCGACCAACTCGCCGGTCGGCTTCCGCGACGCCGTCACCGCGACCCGCATCGGCGGTCGCGTCGTGCTGGTCGGCATTCCGGACGGGGACACCTACACGCTGCCGGCCGCCGACGCGCGCCGCCGCGGCCTCAAGATCAAGTTCGCCCGCCGCATGGGCGAGGTCTATCCGCGCGCCATCGCGCTCGTCGCTGCGGGCAAGGTCGACGTCCGGTCGGTCGTCAGCCACACCGTCGGGCTCGAGGAGGCACCGGCGGTGTTCGCGGCGCTCGCCGTCAACGCGCCCGGTTACATCAAGGCTCTGATCGACCCGCGGGCTTGA
- a CDS encoding sugar ABC transporter substrate-binding protein, whose translation MKKWLLASLSALAITAGAALVGPAPAHAEWAIEKAAAPYKGTEINVIFLDRPGYRAVIKLLPEFEKKTGIKVNYEIVPYENTREKQVLNFNSKGDLTMALVDLVWIGEFAENGWIEPVEKFTGDASITDPNLNLKGFFPLLLDAFGSWGGKVYGLPFDNYSGLLFYNQCMLKAAGFDKPPATWDEVLNVYGPKLTDASKKQYAFALQSLRGETQSADSFMRVLWPFGGSLLDKNFKSNLLSKESQAGLKFRQDLMKYMPPGVAAFDHSEAVNALAQGQVAMITEWSAFYGTLTDPKTSKLGDCLAVAPEPAGPAGRLPALGGFSLAVASQATEAQKKASWIFIQWATSEDIARAYVEAGGVSGRTSIYQQADIKAKYKFVEPMVASWQKGVPEFRPRFPAWPQISEIVAEFGSKMMLGEVSTEEGAKQIGTRMEEILKKEGYYDGKKALRQ comes from the coding sequence ATGAAGAAGTGGCTTTTGGCTTCCTTGAGCGCCTTGGCGATTACCGCCGGCGCGGCCCTGGTCGGCCCGGCTCCGGCCCATGCCGAATGGGCGATCGAAAAGGCGGCGGCGCCCTACAAGGGCACCGAGATCAACGTGATCTTCCTTGATCGGCCGGGCTATCGCGCGGTGATCAAGCTCCTGCCGGAGTTCGAGAAGAAGACCGGCATCAAGGTCAATTACGAGATCGTTCCTTACGAGAACACCCGCGAGAAGCAGGTGCTGAACTTCAACTCGAAGGGCGACCTGACAATGGCGCTCGTCGATCTGGTCTGGATCGGTGAATTCGCCGAGAACGGCTGGATCGAGCCGGTCGAGAAGTTCACCGGTGATGCCTCGATCACCGATCCGAACCTTAACCTCAAGGGCTTCTTCCCGCTGCTCCTCGACGCGTTCGGCTCGTGGGGCGGCAAGGTCTACGGCCTGCCGTTCGACAACTATTCGGGCCTGCTGTTCTACAACCAGTGCATGCTCAAGGCTGCGGGCTTCGACAAGCCGCCGGCGACCTGGGACGAGGTGCTCAACGTCTACGGTCCGAAGCTGACCGATGCGTCGAAGAAGCAGTATGCCTTCGCGCTGCAGTCGCTGCGCGGCGAGACCCAGTCGGCCGACAGCTTCATGCGCGTGCTGTGGCCGTTCGGCGGCTCGCTGCTCGACAAGAATTTCAAGTCGAACCTGCTCTCCAAGGAGAGCCAGGCCGGTCTGAAATTCCGTCAGGATCTCATGAAGTACATGCCGCCGGGCGTGGCGGCGTTCGACCACTCCGAGGCGGTCAACGCGCTCGCCCAGGGTCAGGTCGCGATGATCACCGAGTGGTCGGCCTTCTACGGCACGCTGACCGATCCGAAGACATCGAAGCTCGGCGACTGCCTCGCGGTGGCGCCGGAGCCGGCGGGTCCGGCCGGCCGCTTGCCGGCGCTCGGCGGCTTCTCGCTCGCCGTCGCCTCGCAGGCGACCGAGGCGCAGAAGAAGGCGTCGTGGATCTTCATCCAGTGGGCGACGTCGGAAGACATCGCGCGCGCCTATGTCGAGGCCGGCGGCGTCTCGGGCCGCACCTCGATCTACCAGCAGGCCGACATCAAGGCGAAGTACAAGTTCGTCGAGCCGATGGTCGCCTCTTGGCAAAAGGGCGTGCCGGAGTTCCGTCCGCGCTTCCCGGCCTGGCCGCAGATCTCGGAGATCGTCGCGGAGTTCGGCTCCAAGATGATGCTCGGCGAGGTCTCGACCGAAGAGGGCGCCAAGCAGATCGGCACCCGCATGGAAGAGATCCTGAAGAAGGAAGGCTACTACGACGGCAAGAAGGCGCTGCGTCAGTGA